The Corvus hawaiiensis isolate bCorHaw1 chromosome 10, bCorHaw1.pri.cur, whole genome shotgun sequence genome includes a window with the following:
- the LOC125330916 gene encoding uncharacterized protein LOC125330916 gives MKHEIRDKDVDGGNETDLTLEVSSLGGSNKCLICLFWQLRYELQVDKTVKAIGESEVAGASRPEIQLDDHISCYSSSGLTTSNQKFKSYPTCCSILSDARNIPSGLSQNRGILGQNWDSRLPAPLPSDSFKYLGWCDIEEHSVQGNQLHCPRVREGPSEEELFFRKEEHTLKKRKQVTDTEKWEKRLQENWENCAELNLSFQDLGDLYQVENFKRILRRLIRVEKLWLVDNSLTDLSAIRLPRCRELNVNKNHFTSFKQLPKIPQIQHLSLAENNIATLSGISDFRSTPLESLVLKRNPCEFQERYRQLVFSNLPNLKILDGIPKLPEDCSPPDVRFFYRMCTIL, from the exons ATGAAACATGAGATTCGTGATAAAGATGTGGATGGAGGAAACGAGACTGACCTCACACTGGAGGTTTCATCTCTGGGTGGTTCCAACAAATGcctgatttgtttgttttggcagCTTCGG TATGAACTTCAAGTGGACAAAACTGTGAAAGCAATTGGTGAAAGTGAAGTCGCTGGAGCGAGCAGACCAGAGATTCAGCTGGATGATCACATATCTTGCTACAG TTCCTCAGGTCTGACTACAAGCAATCAAAAGTTCAAGTCCtatcccacctgctgctccatCCTTAGTGATGCACGCAATATTCCGTCGGGTTTATCCCAAAACAGAGGAATCCTCGGGCAGAACTGGGATTCCAGGCTACCTGCCCCA cttcctTCTGACTCCTTCAAGTATCTTGGCTGGTGTGACATAGAAGAACACAGTGTTCAGGGAAATCAGCTCCACTGTCCCCGAGTGAGGGAAG GGCCCTCAGAAGAAgagctgtttttcagaaaagaagaacatactttgaaaaaaagaaaacaagtaacTGAcacagagaaatgggaaaagagaCTGCAAGAGAACTGGGAAAACTGTGCT gagTTGAACCTTTCATTCCAGGACCTGGGTGATCTTTACCAGGTGGAAAACTTCAAAAGAATCCTCAGAAGATTAATTCGGGTGGAAAAGCTTTGGTTGGTGGACAATTCTTTGACAGACCTAAGTGCCATAAGGTTGCCAAG ATGCAGGGAgctaaatgtaaataaaaaccaCTTTACATCCTTCAAACAGCTGCCAAAGATCCCTCAGATTCAGCACTTATCTCTCGCTGAAAATAACATCGCGACCCTAAGTGGGATATCAGACTTCAGATCCACTCCACTCGAATCCCTCGTACTCAAGAGGAATCCCTGTGAGTTCCAAGAAAGATACAGACAACT TGTATTCTCCAATTTGCCAAACCTGAAAATACTGGATGGTATCCCAAAACTGCCAGAGGACTGTTCCCCCCCCGATGTCAGGTTTTTTTACAGGATGTGTACTATACTCTAG